The following coding sequences are from one Mycoplasma tullyi window:
- a CDS encoding phosphatidylglycerol lysyltransferase domain-containing protein has product MDRLDLTNASILQDKINQIDACHLYSALTYYSWSFYGLDICYQINEKGISFFGKVNLENNILHDILQDKYCPSQKVIFAPITKPDQPNDFLDLIQEQINQLDKSKGIYIDDLTNTELEWIKSKYNVDIIHESSTNFLYKTKKIMTLAGKSLQKKRNHLNYFLKQYANDTTIKINQEVDLDKLEKFYVDWINDCDDPSEYQSELDLFRAIKPLIKNGSLKLTVLYYLDQIIGFCVSYSLNNRCEIFIEHCDETYRGSYQYLLSNTLKIHHSNDAITDRQDDMGNASISYSKLSYKPECIIKRYLVRIIC; this is encoded by the coding sequence ATGGATCGTTTAGATTTAACTAACGCCTCGATATTACAAGATAAGATCAATCAAATTGATGCTTGTCATCTTTATAGTGCACTTACTTATTATTCTTGATCTTTTTATGGTCTTGATATCTGTTATCAGATCAATGAAAAAGGGATCAGTTTTTTTGGCAAAGTCAATTTAGAAAATAATATCTTGCATGATATCTTGCAAGATAAATACTGTCCATCACAAAAAGTAATCTTTGCACCTATCACTAAACCAGATCAACCAAATGATTTTTTAGATCTGATTCAAGAACAAATCAATCAACTAGATAAATCAAAAGGTATTTATATTGATGATTTAACTAATACTGAACTTGAATGAATCAAGTCTAAATATAATGTTGATATCATCCATGAAAGTTCAACGAACTTCTTATACAAAACTAAGAAGATCATGACTTTAGCTGGTAAAAGTTTACAAAAAAAACGTAACCATCTAAATTACTTTCTTAAGCAATATGCAAATGACACCACAATCAAGATCAACCAAGAAGTTGATCTTGATAAACTAGAAAAATTCTATGTTGATTGAATTAATGATTGTGATGATCCTTCGGAATACCAATCTGAATTAGATTTATTTCGAGCTATCAAACCATTAATTAAAAATGGTTCATTAAAATTAACAGTTTTATATTACCTAGATCAAATTATTGGTTTTTGTGTTTCGTATTCACTTAACAATCGATGTGAGATCTTTATTGAACATTGTGATGAAACTTATCGTGGTTCATACCAATATTTATTAAGTAATACTTTAAAGATCCATCATAGTAATGATGCAATCACTGATCGCCAAGATGATATGGGTAATGCATCTATCTCGTATTCAAAATTGTCTTACAAGCCTGAATGTATCATTAAGCGTTATTTAGTAAGAATCATATGTTAG
- a CDS encoding DegV family protein — protein sequence MKKIAIITDSSSTIRANEYNDVFVVPLQITVNNNKTYLDGVDIQQEEVYDLLVNDKNVDIKTSMPLVQSMLEVTKKAAKEYDHVFVLTISGGLSGTYNQWKLVIDSELKDYKNISIFDSFDAAISLRWLVNDVQELIKQDKSIKEIEEYITNWKSRICSMIVVNDLTQLRKGGRISKMKSLIAGILKISPIIAFQKGINQLVDKAINVKAAIEKCISFASNSLKLTKNKLVKIGFCHTFKEDKKVKEVIKLIKEKLKDLSIKDLDVVLITPVIGVHTGVNAFCMSFLTK from the coding sequence ATGAAGAAGATAGCAATTATCACTGATTCATCATCAACAATTAGAGCTAATGAATACAACGATGTTTTTGTTGTGCCATTACAGATCACTGTAAATAACAACAAAACCTACCTTGATGGTGTTGATATTCAACAAGAAGAGGTTTATGATCTTTTAGTTAATGATAAAAATGTCGATATCAAAACATCGATGCCGCTTGTTCAATCAATGCTTGAAGTTACTAAAAAAGCTGCAAAAGAATATGATCATGTTTTTGTTTTAACGATCTCTGGTGGATTGAGCGGAACTTATAATCAGTGAAAATTAGTGATTGATTCTGAACTTAAAGATTATAAGAATATTAGTATCTTTGATTCGTTTGATGCTGCAATATCACTAAGATGATTAGTTAATGATGTTCAAGAACTAATCAAACAAGACAAATCAATTAAAGAGATTGAAGAATACATCACTAATTGAAAATCACGCATCTGTTCAATGATTGTGGTGAATGATTTAACCCAATTACGTAAGGGTGGAAGAATCTCAAAAATGAAATCATTGATTGCAGGAATCTTAAAGATTAGTCCAATAATTGCTTTTCAAAAAGGAATTAACCAATTAGTTGATAAAGCAATTAATGTTAAAGCTGCAATCGAAAAATGTATTAGTTTTGCTAGCAACTCTTTAAAGTTGACCAAAAACAAATTAGTTAAGATTGGTTTTTGTCATACCTTTAAAGAAGACAAGAAAGTAAAAGAAGTAATTAAACTAATCAAAGAAAAACTAAAAGATTTAAGCATTAAAGATCTTGATGTTGTACTCATCACCCCTGTGATTGGAGTACACACTGGTGTAAATGCTTTTTGTATGAGCTTTTTAACTAAGTAA
- the gap gene encoding type I glyceraldehyde-3-phosphate dehydrogenase gives MSKIKIGINGFGRIGRLVCRELLNHDDVEVVAVNDLTDAKTLAYLLKYDTAHGKLSQNVSSTDSEIVVGSHKIKVYSEKDPAQIPWKDHNVDLVVESTGRFLTQEAASAHIKGGAKRVVLSAPAKEKNIKTVVYNVNHNEIKADDTVISAASCTTNCLAPLVKVLEDKFGIKVGFMTTVHAYTADQRLQDAPHSDYRRGRAAAFNMVPTSTGAAKAIGLVVPQATGKLNGIAVRVPTITGSLVDLTVKLNKDTTVEELNAAMKAAASESFMYSEDEIVSSDILNETHGSIFDSKLTSVLEANGEKLYKLYAWYDNESSYVAQLVRVAKYFAKQ, from the coding sequence ATGTCAAAAATTAAAATTGGTATTAACGGATTTGGCCGAATTGGTCGTTTAGTTTGTCGTGAATTATTAAATCACGACGACGTAGAAGTTGTAGCCGTTAATGATTTAACTGATGCTAAAACCCTTGCTTACTTATTAAAGTATGACACAGCGCACGGTAAGTTGAGTCAAAACGTAAGTTCAACTGATAGTGAAATAGTAGTAGGTAGTCACAAAATCAAAGTTTATAGTGAAAAAGATCCTGCACAAATTCCTTGAAAAGATCACAACGTTGATTTAGTAGTTGAATCAACTGGTCGTTTCTTAACTCAAGAAGCAGCTAGTGCACACATCAAAGGTGGTGCTAAGCGAGTTGTATTATCAGCTCCAGCTAAAGAAAAGAACATTAAAACTGTAGTTTACAATGTAAACCACAATGAAATTAAAGCAGATGATACTGTAATTTCAGCTGCAAGTTGTACAACTAACTGTTTAGCTCCACTTGTTAAAGTGCTAGAAGACAAGTTCGGAATTAAAGTTGGTTTCATGACAACTGTTCACGCTTACACAGCTGATCAAAGATTACAAGATGCTCCTCACTCAGATTATCGAAGAGGTCGTGCTGCTGCATTTAATATGGTACCAACTTCAACAGGTGCTGCTAAAGCAATCGGTTTAGTTGTTCCTCAAGCTACTGGTAAGTTAAATGGGATCGCAGTTAGAGTTCCTACAATCACTGGTTCATTAGTTGATCTAACTGTTAAATTAAATAAAGATACAACTGTAGAAGAATTAAACGCCGCTATGAAAGCTGCTGCTTCTGAATCATTCATGTACTCAGAAGATGAAATCGTTTCATCTGATATCTTAAATGAAACTCACGGTTCAATCTTTGATAGTAAATTAACTTCAGTACTTGAAGCTAATGGTGAAAAATTATACAAACTATACGCATGATATGACAACGAATCTTCATACGTTGCTCAATTAGTAAGAGTTGCTAAATACTTTGCTAAACAATAA
- a CDS encoding phosphoglycerate kinase: MIEYNKKTLKDVDLKDKTVIVRVDFNVPIKDNKVVDETRIVQALDTIKYLIEQNCKVVLLSHLSRIKSLDDINSKKKSLRPVYENLKTKLDHVSFLEENVGYDVVEAVKQLKHKEVLLLENTRYNDVDFKGEVVKKESKNSPELGRFWASLADVFVNDAFGTSHRAHASNVGIAANIAQSCIGFLVQKELEALSKLTNDPKRPFVVILGGAKVSDKLKVIESLLKSADHILIGGGMVNTFNKAKGYHIGKSLFEPDMLETAKKILEEDKTNKIVLATDQMVTKASAITDIKTAPAGKCVFAKDETHDEDFEALDIGVQTIETFKSYISKAKSIFWNGPLGVFENPNYERGSHEIAKAISESDSYSVIGGGDSAAAANQFKLADKFSFVSTGGGASLTFMEETVLPGIEAIQAK; the protein is encoded by the coding sequence ATGATTGAATACAACAAGAAAACTCTAAAAGATGTTGATCTAAAAGATAAAACCGTAATTGTACGTGTGGATTTCAACGTACCAATTAAAGACAATAAAGTAGTTGATGAAACTAGAATTGTTCAAGCACTAGATACAATTAAATATCTAATTGAACAAAACTGTAAAGTTGTTTTATTAAGCCACTTAAGTAGAATTAAATCATTAGATGATATTAATTCTAAGAAAAAAAGCTTAAGACCAGTTTATGAAAATCTAAAAACCAAACTTGATCACGTAAGCTTTTTAGAAGAAAACGTTGGTTATGATGTTGTTGAAGCAGTTAAACAACTTAAACACAAAGAAGTTTTATTATTAGAAAACACTCGTTATAACGATGTTGACTTCAAAGGTGAAGTTGTTAAAAAAGAATCTAAAAACAGCCCTGAATTAGGTCGTTTCTGAGCTAGTTTAGCTGATGTGTTTGTAAACGATGCTTTTGGAACATCTCACCGTGCACACGCTTCAAACGTTGGGATTGCTGCTAATATTGCTCAATCTTGTATTGGTTTCTTAGTTCAAAAAGAACTAGAAGCATTATCAAAATTAACAAATGATCCAAAACGTCCATTTGTTGTAATCTTAGGTGGTGCTAAAGTATCAGATAAATTAAAAGTAATTGAATCGTTACTAAAATCTGCTGATCATATCTTAATCGGTGGTGGAATGGTTAATACTTTTAATAAAGCCAAAGGTTATCATATTGGTAAATCGTTATTCGAACCTGATATGTTAGAAACTGCTAAGAAGATCTTAGAAGAAGATAAAACTAATAAAATCGTTTTAGCAACTGATCAGATGGTAACTAAAGCTAGTGCAATTACTGATATTAAAACAGCACCTGCTGGTAAGTGTGTGTTTGCTAAAGATGAAACTCACGACGAAGACTTTGAAGCTTTAGATATTGGTGTTCAAACTATTGAAACTTTCAAATCTTACATCTCTAAAGCTAAATCAATCTTTTGAAATGGTCCTTTAGGTGTGTTTGAAAACCCTAATTATGAACGTGGATCACATGAGATTGCTAAAGCAATTAGTGAATCTGATAGTTACAGTGTAATCGGTGGTGGTGATAGTGCTGCTGCTGCAAATCAATTTAAATTAGCAGACAAATTTAGTTTTGTTTCAACTGGTGGTGGTGCTTCATTAACATTTATGGAAGAAACTGTTTTACCAGGAATTGAAGCGATCCAAGCTAAATAG
- a CDS encoding Mbov_0400 family ICE element protein translates to MAVFLILSKAKNSKISYMKVIWKTRNNIEIETTSFDEKGKRILAHSQGHNLRPLVIWYDKSNVYYLNCRSGEGVNADGTPRTKPLLPHNVEFIYNGKLNYVNVSNIQVMNRYDFEKIYGALDSNDLKLNPYDLPNYIAKQILEKMNDFIEKGDYTVQKVWIENTKELKNGRNNVWLGNKALYSKEAGIYNDFIDERFKLTWETIMNNFKKDPPGFWENKNCNFKDSSASKILTISLSTLFNDYEKYKQRLKKEEKEKKNKNDDYGFEM, encoded by the coding sequence ATGGCTGTTTTTTTAATTCTTTCTAAGGCTAAGAATAGTAAAATTTCTTATATGAAAGTTATATGAAAAACAAGAAATAATATCGAAATTGAGACAACATCTTTCGACGAAAAAGGCAAACGTATATTAGCACATTCACAGGGCCATAATTTGCGGCCATTAGTTATTTGATATGACAAATCTAATGTCTATTATCTCAATTGCAGAAGTGGTGAAGGTGTAAATGCCGATGGGACGCCGAGAACAAAACCGTTACTACCCCATAACGTTGAGTTTATTTATAATGGAAAACTAAATTATGTCAATGTATCTAATATTCAAGTGATGAATAGATATGATTTTGAGAAAATTTACGGAGCTTTAGATAGTAATGATTTAAAACTTAACCCATACGACTTACCAAATTATATAGCAAAACAAATTTTAGAAAAAATGAATGATTTTATAGAAAAAGGAGATTATACTGTTCAAAAAGTCTGAATTGAAAATACAAAAGAGCTCAAAAACGGAAGAAACAATGTTTGATTAGGTAATAAAGCTCTTTACTCTAAGGAAGCAGGAATTTACAATGATTTTATTGATGAAAGGTTTAAACTTACATGAGAAACTATAATGAATAACTTTAAGAAGGATCCACCTGGTTTTTGAGAAAATAAAAACTGTAACTTTAAAGATTCATCTGCTTCAAAGATTTTAACTATAAGTTTAAGTACTTTATTCAATGATTATGAAAAATATAAACAAAGATTAAAGAAAGAAGAAAAAGAAAAGAAAAATAAGAATGACGATTACGGTTTTGAAATGTAA
- a CDS encoding TM2 domain-containing protein, which produces MENKQTNPNENQQPEGTSNDRPSSKSRTTVSLLSFFLGGLGVDRFYAGRTGLGIAKLLTGGGLGVWALIDFIIALMGNMKDGDGLKISNW; this is translated from the coding sequence ATGGAAAACAAACAAACAAATCCTAACGAAAATCAACAACCTGAAGGAACATCTAACGATCGTCCATCATCAAAAAGTAGAACTACAGTTTCTCTTTTATCATTCTTTTTAGGTGGATTAGGTGTTGATAGATTCTACGCTGGTAGAACAGGTTTAGGTATTGCTAAATTGTTAACTGGTGGTGGTTTAGGTGTTTGAGCACTTATTGACTTTATCATTGCTTTAATGGGTAACATGAAAGACGGTGACGGATTAAAAATTTCAAATTGATAA
- a CDS encoding TM2 domain-containing protein — MQERTIDHGGDGASPKCIVVLSILSFLFGYLGVDRFYSGRMGLGVLKLITAGGLGFWWIWDFITAVMGKQKDVDRLPITKNRL, encoded by the coding sequence ATGCAAGAACGAACAATTGACCATGGCGGTGACGGTGCATCACCAAAATGTATAGTTGTACTTTCTATTTTATCTTTCTTGTTTGGATATCTAGGTGTTGATAGATTCTACTCAGGTAGAATGGGCTTAGGTGTTTTGAAATTAATTACAGCAGGTGGCTTAGGTTTTTGATGAATCTGAGACTTCATTACTGCTGTAATGGGCAAGCAAAAAGATGTAGATCGATTACCAATTACAAAAAATCGTCTATAA
- a CDS encoding AAA family ATPase, whose protein sequence is MERNENSFRDEAITIARSFDSIGDYQLSEYILGLIAEANLYSPQGSDFESEFLKQIEIKNLEALNLPHEIVKDIKGIINAVNHNVGINKFLFEGLPGSGKTEAVKNVARLLERTLFRVDFENLIDSKLGQTNKNISKVFKEINMLPNANKAVVLFDEIDVIALDRINSNDVREMGRVTSTILRELDRLTDLNKEIVIMATTNLYSNFDKALFRRFDSVINFNRYSNDDLIEVAEYFFSSFSKNFKGISKDTKLFKKILKTAKKIPYPGELKNIIKTSLAFSDLDSEYDYLKRLYNSLIGNLEQKNINQLHEEGFTVREIEKLKGESKSTISRKLQKEKVDSE, encoded by the coding sequence GTGGAAAGAAATGAAAATTCCTTTAGAGATGAGGCTATAACAATAGCAAGATCTTTTGATAGTATCGGAGATTATCAGTTGTCTGAGTATATTTTGGGCTTAATAGCTGAAGCAAATTTATATTCACCGCAAGGTAGTGATTTCGAAAGCGAGTTTTTAAAACAAATTGAAATAAAAAATTTAGAGGCCTTAAATTTACCGCATGAAATAGTGAAAGATATCAAAGGGATTATTAATGCTGTAAATCATAATGTTGGGATTAATAAATTTTTATTCGAAGGATTACCAGGAAGCGGGAAAACAGAAGCAGTAAAAAATGTTGCAAGATTACTTGAACGCACACTTTTTAGAGTGGACTTTGAAAATCTGATTGATAGTAAATTGGGACAAACCAATAAAAACATTAGCAAAGTTTTTAAAGAAATAAATATGCTTCCAAACGCAAATAAGGCCGTGGTCTTATTTGATGAAATTGACGTTATTGCTTTGGATCGAATTAATTCTAATGATGTTAGAGAGATGGGGAGAGTAACGTCTACGATCTTAAGAGAATTAGACAGATTAACAGACCTTAATAAAGAAATAGTAATAATGGCTACTACTAACCTATATTCCAATTTTGATAAGGCGTTATTCAGAAGATTCGATTCAGTTATTAATTTTAATAGATATAGTAATGATGATTTAATAGAAGTAGCAGAATACTTTTTTTCTTCGTTTAGCAAGAATTTTAAAGGGATATCAAAAGATACAAAATTATTTAAAAAGATATTGAAAACAGCAAAAAAAATCCCTTATCCTGGAGAGCTGAAAAACATAATAAAGACATCTCTTGCTTTTAGTGATCTTGATTCAGAGTATGATTATTTGAAAAGACTATACAATAGCTTAATCGGAAATTTAGAGCAAAAGAATATAAATCAGCTTCATGAAGAAGGTTTCACTGTAAGAGAAATAGAAAAGTTAAAAGGAGAATCTAAAAGTACTATCTCAAGAAAGTTGCAGAAGGAGAAAGTAGACAGTGAATAA
- a CDS encoding S8 family peptidase, which yields MNNILELKGKFDQTPKPVVPGGGVAMNGNFDVTTQHLLKLETDLRRIKKFWDEKPRPFEGVLISVYYNKIVAKSNRIAGLFKGKNSNKAVVGAKFINDKNDKKRHAITYFLDESDLAKSIELISNASKILSQKFAGMMNKSKFEDKNYVNSQVFVNQSVSMWKFKQVIADVSYIEYFDVELPNTDAKESIITLYDVKEKIELLLEKLGIYILGNRILDNQTVLLDEKQVEQLFDKAPYLVSMSTVDLSSLPSDDSINEEQKEMVTIPDPTNNEPTIGVIDTLFDKRVYFSNWVEYHDMVHKDIPRDPKDYNHGTAVSSIIVDGPRLNPWLDDGCGRFRVKHFGVAVGARYSSFSIIKEIKSIVKNNLNIKVWNISLGSNQEINDNFISAEAAILDEIQYKYDVIFVISGTNKPNNKDIVKIGSPADSINSMVVNSVSKDNEPTEYTRKGVVLSFFSKPDVSYYGGSKKSKEDYINVCEPLGLGKLTGTSYAAPWIARKLSYLIDVLGFKREVAKAMIIDAARGWNDNPKKIDLFGHGIVPIKIKDILETKDNEIKFVVWGTSEKWNTSNYKFPVPLKDNKYPFIAKATMCYFPKCNRLQGVDYTNTELNLHFGRIGADEKIKDIKGDKQNTEDTLDGENYYIYEGGARKLFRKWDNVKYISEKETKRNIPKESYGKKYWGMEIKTNNRLDHQDGVGVKFGVVVTLKEINKVNRIGEFIRNCSSNEWLVEQIDIKKRVELHQKVNEDIEWE from the coding sequence GTGAATAATATACTGGAATTAAAAGGGAAATTCGATCAAACCCCTAAACCTGTTGTTCCTGGTGGTGGCGTAGCCATGAACGGTAACTTTGACGTCACTACACAGCACTTGTTAAAATTAGAAACTGATCTACGCAGGATTAAAAAATTTTGGGATGAAAAACCGAGACCGTTTGAAGGAGTTTTAATTAGCGTTTATTACAACAAAATTGTTGCAAAAAGCAATCGAATTGCAGGGCTTTTTAAAGGTAAGAATTCTAATAAAGCCGTTGTTGGAGCAAAATTTATTAACGATAAGAATGATAAGAAAAGACACGCAATAACATATTTTCTTGATGAGTCTGATTTGGCAAAAAGCATAGAATTGATTTCTAACGCTTCCAAAATTTTGTCACAAAAATTTGCAGGAATGATGAACAAGAGTAAATTTGAAGATAAAAATTATGTGAATTCACAAGTTTTTGTAAATCAGTCTGTGTCAATGTGAAAGTTTAAACAGGTAATTGCAGATGTATCATACATTGAATATTTTGACGTAGAACTTCCTAATACAGACGCAAAGGAAAGTATTATAACTTTGTATGACGTAAAAGAAAAAATCGAATTATTACTTGAAAAACTTGGGATATACATTTTAGGTAACAGAATTTTAGATAATCAAACTGTTCTTTTGGATGAAAAACAAGTGGAACAACTTTTTGATAAAGCGCCCTATCTTGTTTCAATGTCGACCGTCGATCTGTCAAGTTTACCGTCTGATGATTCCATAAATGAAGAACAAAAAGAAATGGTGACTATACCAGATCCAACAAATAATGAACCTACAATTGGTGTGATAGATACCTTATTCGATAAAAGAGTTTATTTTAGTAATTGGGTTGAATATCATGATATGGTCCATAAGGATATACCAAGAGATCCAAAAGATTATAATCATGGAACAGCAGTGTCTTCCATTATTGTTGATGGACCAAGATTAAATCCTTGATTGGACGATGGTTGTGGGAGATTTAGGGTTAAACATTTTGGAGTGGCGGTAGGCGCTCGATATTCTTCATTTTCGATAATAAAAGAAATAAAAAGTATCGTAAAAAATAATTTAAATATAAAGGTATGAAATATCTCACTTGGTAGTAATCAGGAAATCAACGACAACTTTATTTCAGCTGAGGCTGCAATATTAGATGAAATTCAGTATAAATACGATGTGATATTTGTTATATCTGGAACAAACAAACCGAATAATAAAGATATAGTGAAAATAGGTTCTCCTGCAGATTCTATTAATAGTATGGTCGTCAACTCAGTTAGTAAGGATAATGAGCCTACTGAATATACACGTAAAGGAGTAGTATTATCTTTTTTTTCGAAACCTGACGTAAGTTATTATGGAGGTAGTAAAAAAAGTAAAGAAGACTACATTAATGTTTGTGAACCTTTAGGACTGGGAAAACTAACTGGTACTTCGTATGCTGCACCTTGAATTGCAAGAAAATTATCATATTTAATTGACGTATTAGGGTTTAAGAGAGAAGTTGCAAAAGCTATGATCATTGATGCAGCGAGAGGTTGGAATGATAATCCTAAAAAAATTGACTTATTTGGACACGGAATTGTGCCTATTAAAATAAAAGACATTCTTGAAACAAAAGATAATGAAATAAAATTCGTGGTATGAGGTACTAGTGAAAAATGAAATACATCTAACTATAAATTTCCTGTTCCTCTAAAAGATAATAAGTACCCATTTATTGCAAAGGCGACAATGTGCTATTTTCCAAAATGTAATAGATTGCAAGGGGTAGACTATACAAATACAGAATTGAATTTGCACTTTGGTCGAATAGGAGCTGATGAAAAAATTAAGGATATTAAAGGTGATAAGCAAAATACTGAAGACACATTAGATGGAGAAAATTATTACATTTATGAAGGTGGAGCTAGAAAACTGTTTAGAAAATGGGATAATGTAAAGTACATTTCAGAGAAAGAAACAAAAAGAAACATACCAAAAGAATCTTATGGAAAAAAATACTGAGGTATGGAAATAAAAACAAATAACCGATTAGATCACCAAGATGGTGTAGGTGTTAAGTTTGGTGTAGTTGTAACACTCAAAGAAATAAACAAAGTTAATAGAATCGGCGAATTTATTAGAAATTGTTCATCGAATGAATGATTAGTAGAGCAAATTGATATTAAGAAGAGAGTAGAGCTTCATCAAAAGGTTAATGAAGATATTGAGTGGGAATAG
- a CDS encoding amino acid permease, with the protein MIRLKQNKSKLGLFASLSMMIGSVIGVGIFVKNIGVFRATGNNPTLIIAAWVLSAIITLLLALSFIEVSSTGSSKFGVSGYCDISLGKKAGRFFKISQSHFYNGIIGVVLFMYAGELFLSMVDSSGSMGLLNDLNNTSPRASILLTIGIGFVFFLIFLAINSLSLTASKAFQSASVIIKFLPIIIITIVGIIAGANNYEKSLLNQATASTTTNPMIDNARSFTTILVVLPSILFSFDSFLGFTSIQDKMLKPQKYTKIILSIGVITVSVAYILITLGMIFLGNGFAVVAINNDLLTKVFGTDPQRAQAIAYGFRVAFNIFLLVSILGVSNAFMIVTISNHQGLINDDLIFGSKWLKRRFNHKFNTVSEQDKLYNFKSQAMGIISYLFIVVIFGAIIAAISIGMGNDRIADGITNFPTLFFFIVYALIPFAIFIKRVKVMLKNKDKSLTTEEKKELRLLTKSQTLDGTQQARLNQLKEKEANYIQLFKLSEEHKITKFFMFIAPVASILVFIIFAYQGIWAFLIDPIMTSIKDPSSTTGAFGGFIDSATTVGGKGLPNYMLTVIYFGLLAIFFFIPWINSFLQKRYPNV; encoded by the coding sequence ATGATAAGACTTAAACAAAATAAAAGTAAGTTGGGGCTGTTTGCCTCGTTATCAATGATGATTGGATCTGTAATCGGGGTCGGTATTTTTGTAAAAAATATCGGTGTGTTCCGAGCAACAGGCAATAATCCAACTTTAATCATCGCTGCGTGGGTACTTAGTGCAATTATTACGCTATTATTAGCGCTTTCATTTATTGAAGTAAGTTCTACCGGAAGTTCTAAATTTGGGGTTTCTGGTTATTGTGATATTAGTTTAGGTAAAAAAGCGGGACGCTTTTTTAAGATCTCACAATCCCATTTTTATAACGGGATTATTGGTGTTGTGTTGTTTATGTATGCTGGTGAACTGTTTTTATCGATGGTCGATTCGAGCGGTTCGATGGGATTATTAAATGATCTAAATAATACATCACCACGTGCATCAATCTTATTAACAATTGGTATTGGTTTTGTTTTCTTTTTAATATTCTTAGCAATCAATTCATTATCACTAACTGCATCAAAAGCGTTTCAATCTGCTAGTGTGATCATTAAATTCTTGCCGATAATCATCATTACAATTGTTGGAATTATTGCTGGTGCTAATAATTATGAAAAATCATTATTAAACCAAGCAACTGCTAGTACTACTACCAATCCGATGATTGATAATGCTAGATCATTTACCACTATCTTGGTAGTTTTACCATCAATCTTATTCTCTTTTGACTCTTTCTTAGGTTTTACTTCAATTCAAGATAAGATGTTAAAACCACAAAAATACACTAAGATCATCTTATCAATTGGGGTGATTACAGTTTCAGTTGCTTATATCTTAATTACTCTAGGAATGATCTTTCTAGGTAATGGATTTGCTGTTGTAGCGATTAATAACGACTTATTAACAAAAGTGTTCGGGACTGATCCCCAAAGAGCTCAAGCAATCGCTTATGGATTCAGAGTTGCCTTTAATATCTTCTTATTAGTATCTATTCTTGGTGTATCTAATGCGTTTATGATTGTAACGATTTCTAACCACCAAGGATTGATTAATGATGATTTAATCTTTGGTTCGAAATGATTAAAGAGAAGATTCAATCATAAGTTCAATACAGTATCTGAACAAGATAAGTTATATAACTTCAAATCACAAGCAATGGGGATTATCTCTTACTTGTTTATTGTTGTGATCTTTGGAGCGATTATAGCAGCTATTAGTATTGGAATGGGAAATGACCGGATTGCTGATGGGATTACTAATTTCCCAACCTTATTCTTCTTTATTGTTTATGCACTAATTCCGTTTGCTATCTTTATTAAACGTGTCAAAGTAATGCTTAAAAATAAAGATAAGTCATTAACTACCGAAGAAAAGAAAGAGTTGAGATTATTAACTAAATCTCAAACGCTTGATGGCACTCAACAAGCTAGATTAAACCAATTAAAAGAAAAAGAAGCTAACTACATCCAACTATTTAAACTATCTGAAGAACACAAGATTACTAAGTTCTTTATGTTTATTGCTCCTGTTGCTTCAATCTTGGTGTTTATCATCTTTGCATATCAAGGAATCTGAGCATTTTTAATTGACCCAATCATGACTTCAATTAAAGATCCTTCATCAACAACTGGTGCGTTCGGTGGATTCATTGATTCAGCAACTACAGTTGGTGGTAAAGGGTTACCAAACTACATGTTAACTGTCATTTACTTTGGGTTATTAGCAATCTTCTTTTTCATTCCTTGAATTAATTCGTTCTTACAAAAACGTTATCCTAACGTTTAA